One Campylobacter concisus DNA segment encodes these proteins:
- the cmeU gene encoding CmeU family protein produces the protein MEKSQEVKEKIEKILEARSAFFAELDRQVPKVNGTDVFDFSKVKEADLKEIYAKFYAFDYNVRKLLPDVYKAYDVNFNV, from the coding sequence GTGGAAAAATCTCAAGAAGTAAAAGAGAAGATAGAGAAAATTTTAGAGGCTAGGTCGGCATTTTTTGCTGAGCTAGACCGCCAAGTGCCAAAGGTAAATGGCACTGATGTCTTTGACTTTAGCAAGGTTAAAGAGGCTGATCTAAAAGAAATTTACGCTAAATTTTATGCATTTGACTACAACGTAAGAAAGCTCTTGCCTGACGTTTATAAAGCTTATGATGTGAATTTCAATGTCTGA